In the genome of Afipia felis ATCC 53690, the window GGACCAGAACCTCGAACGTCTCGCCCTCGCCACGCCGGACGACTCCATTCAGCCGGTTGCGGCGGCGTGTCTCGAGTTGAATGCCCAGAAGGGCAATGGCGTCGCCATCGTTCATGCCGTTGTCTGCCGGATCCGCGCGGTCACGACCAATCGCAGCACACAGCAGCAACGGATCCGGCGAGTGGAGAAATCCAGGTACGCCTGCGCGGAGCGTCGCCCACACGTCACCGTTTTCATCAACCGCGCCCAGCACGACGAACGGCAGTTCGGCAAAGAAAAGGCGATGCTGGTCGATCAGATGGCGGCGGATCACCCGCGGCCCCACCACACCCATACGGTCGGCCACGCCAACACACCGCTGCATATGGACTTCGCCAGCGTGCCACGGAGAGAACCTATCTTCGTTACTCGGATGTGACATATGCCACCCCCAATCATGCCCCTGCCTCGAGACCTGCTTTGGTTTTACGGAAGGGGAAGAAACCGGGCAGCGTTTCAACCCGGCGAAGCCATGACCTGACATTGCCGTAAACAGCGAGATCGACATTCCCTTCCGGAGCACGATCGATGTAGCTGTAGAGGGCGACGTCCGCGATGCTTGGCTCAACCGTGCCCGCAATCCAATTTTTGTTGTGGAGCTCATCATCCATCACGCGCAGCAAGGCGTGCGATCGCTCGATGGCCTCTTCGGCATTCAGCTTGTAGCCGAACACCGTGATAAGACGCGCGGCGCAGGGCCCATACGCGACCTTTCCCGCCGCCACCGAAAGCCAGCGCTGAATGTTTGCGGCCGTGACCGGGTCTTCCGGAAGCCACTCTGTCGTTCCGCCTTTCTTCGCGAGATAGACGAGAATGGCATTGGAATCCGCGATGATGGTTCCGTCGTCGTCCAGTACCGGCACCTCCCCGAAACGATTGAGCCTCAGAAATTCAGCTGCCTTGTGATCATCTGCCCGAAGGTTAACCTCGACCGGCTCGTAATCCATGCCGAGCAACGACAGGAAAAGTCGCGCACGGTGTGAGTGGCCTGAGAGTGGTCCATAATAAAGTTTCATGATACTTTCCCGCAGAATTACTTGTGTGCGAGAGACGATACGCTCTGGTTGCCGCTGAAATAATGGATGAAGTTAGCAAGACTTTATTTCGAGAAATGAAATAATGGATCGCCTCGACGCCATCCGCGCCTTCATTGCCGTTCTGGATGAAGGCAATCTGACCA includes:
- a CDS encoding glutathione S-transferase family protein; translation: MKLYYGPLSGHSHRARLFLSLLGMDYEPVEVNLRADDHKAAEFLRLNRFGEVPVLDDDGTIIADSNAILVYLAKKGGTTEWLPEDPVTAANIQRWLSVAAGKVAYGPCAARLITVFGYKLNAEEAIERSHALLRVMDDELHNKNWIAGTVEPSIADVALYSYIDRAPEGNVDLAVYGNVRSWLRRVETLPGFFPFRKTKAGLEAGA